A window of Sutcliffiella cohnii contains these coding sequences:
- a CDS encoding ABC transporter ATP-binding protein gives MILKVDQVNKTFGKDSVLKNVSFEITKPTIIALVGPNGSGKSTLLSIITNLLRPDKGTVQILGKSNKDVSIFKEISFMQDNTVLYDYLTGYDHLQFIADVQSLPKSQIVETAERIGITDYLNKKVGNYSLGMKQHLLLAMAIVNKPKLLILDEPLNGLDPTSAIKVRNLLLELLREETTILLSSHNLSEIDRITSEILFLKKGTLIKEDISKFEITCYQLTVNNVKSAYQTLCLANYEVQIIPENKLSLYLKESSLNQPLTLLLQNNTEIYEIEKVVFGSEERYQTIFGTKGDFHEDVSV, from the coding sequence ATGATACTAAAAGTTGACCAAGTAAATAAAACATTTGGAAAAGATAGTGTGTTGAAGAATGTATCATTTGAAATTACGAAGCCCACTATTATCGCGTTAGTCGGTCCAAACGGTTCTGGGAAGTCAACGTTATTAAGTATTATTACAAATTTATTACGTCCTGATAAAGGAACGGTTCAAATTCTGGGAAAAAGCAATAAGGATGTAAGCATATTCAAAGAGATATCGTTTATGCAAGATAATACCGTTTTGTATGATTATTTAACAGGATATGACCATCTTCAATTTATAGCAGATGTGCAATCTTTGCCAAAGAGTCAAATCGTTGAAACGGCTGAACGTATAGGCATCACAGACTACCTGAACAAGAAAGTAGGTAACTATTCACTAGGAATGAAGCAACATTTACTTTTAGCAATGGCAATCGTAAATAAACCAAAGTTATTAATATTAGACGAACCTCTAAATGGTCTAGACCCTACTAGTGCGATTAAAGTGAGAAATCTTTTATTGGAATTATTGAGGGAAGAGACAACTATTCTGTTATCTTCCCATAATCTATCAGAGATTGACCGAATTACTTCTGAAATTTTATTCTTAAAAAAAGGAACATTAATAAAAGAGGATATCTCCAAATTTGAAATAACTTGCTACCAACTTACTGTCAATAACGTAAAATCAGCCTATCAAACTTTATGCCTAGCTAACTATGAGGTACAAATTATTCCTGAAAATAAACTTTCATTGTATCTAAAGGAATCCTCGTTAAATCAACCTTTGACACTATTGCTACAAAATAATACAGAAATATATGAAATAGAGAAAGTGGTCTTTGGCTCAGAGGAACGATACCAAACCATTTTTGGAACTAAAGGTGATTTTCATGAAGATGTTTCTGTTTGA
- a CDS encoding HD domain-containing protein codes for MRYILERAFANDLLEWAFEQNPGPWYNHSINVAKATESIVSELIKKGYELDINLAYNAALLHDIGRYKGFTKSVIHSYDGYTYMNDLGYMGNAVICVTHSFPCKNEHIEIAADWSIVPVHMKSQLVETLNEHSDYDLYNKVITLCDALADAKGFTTLEKRLVSVGLRHGTNSHTSLHWKGFYNIKSELETLIDKSIYKLLPEVEKSIYTNIEY; via the coding sequence ATTAGATATATATTGGAGAGGGCATTTGCAAATGATTTATTAGAGTGGGCATTTGAACAAAACCCAGGACCTTGGTACAATCATTCTATTAATGTTGCCAAAGCTACTGAAAGTATTGTCTCAGAACTTATAAAAAAAGGGTACGAACTTGATATTAATTTAGCATACAATGCTGCCCTTTTACACGATATAGGTAGATATAAAGGTTTTACAAAATCTGTTATCCACTCCTATGATGGTTATACTTATATGAATGATTTAGGATATATGGGAAACGCGGTGATTTGTGTTACGCATTCATTTCCTTGCAAAAATGAACATATAGAGATAGCAGCAGATTGGAGTATTGTTCCAGTACACATGAAAAGTCAGTTAGTTGAAACACTAAATGAACATAGTGACTATGATTTGTACAATAAAGTAATTACCCTTTGTGATGCACTTGCTGACGCAAAAGGTTTTACTACTCTCGAAAAAAGATTGGTTTCTGTTGGTTTACGTCACGGAACAAACTCCCACACGTCCTTACATTGGAAGGGGTTCTATAATATTAAGAGCGAGTTAGAAACATTAATTGATAAGAGCATATACAAACTCCTCCCTGAAGTTGAAAAATCAATATATACAAATATTGAATATTAA
- a CDS encoding TniQ family protein, with amino-acid sequence MHNKLTYNQRSILYNLTPLGLGTEMIESLTSYLTRIAAEHNNSVGQIVNKLVIPNLDKEYLHLSSNYGGNRFYEGAKTLNGYMENSSDVVSVIEKLTSRSDLASLTLLNCRGIIPLRGLFKNTLSWCPHCIREWKENGKSIYYPLIWYLEPIKICLVHSCYLSKTCSACDNTQDILRRQSIVGLCQNCFEELDDCSVSLECENENIEWQNYVTKCISSLLTYRERGLSSESLKLVRNLNLINQEVFEGNQNKFSKTFKYGKSTVCGWLKGDKTPTLINQIYISYRLNIDLEELLFGLKDINNIKVIKSQIIKNKQQEKTERSNINKQIIEFKLKEIIKNKEPISMAAAAKKVGVNKRTLYRNFRGLCIQISKQYKQYIEEKKHQRIVKLKELLEETFINLHQHGIYPSGGKMEFHMNKPGVLKERVLQKHWQNLLMKHKVT; translated from the coding sequence ATGCACAACAAATTAACCTACAATCAAAGAAGTATCTTATACAACTTAACACCACTAGGGTTAGGGACTGAGATGATAGAAAGCTTGACGAGCTATCTAACTAGAATAGCAGCAGAACATAATAACTCAGTTGGACAAATCGTGAATAAATTAGTAATTCCCAACTTAGATAAAGAGTATCTCCATTTAAGTAGTAACTATGGTGGTAATCGTTTTTATGAAGGAGCAAAAACATTAAACGGTTATATGGAAAACTCTTCAGATGTAGTTAGCGTTATTGAAAAATTAACAAGTAGAAGTGATTTAGCGAGTCTTACACTATTAAACTGTAGGGGGATTATTCCTTTAAGGGGTTTATTTAAAAATACATTATCATGGTGCCCACACTGTATAAGAGAATGGAAGGAGAATGGAAAGTCAATTTACTATCCTTTAATTTGGTACCTTGAGCCTATAAAAATATGTCTTGTTCATAGTTGTTACCTTTCTAAAACCTGTTCTGCTTGTGATAATACTCAAGACATTCTTAGAAGACAATCAATAGTAGGTTTGTGTCAAAATTGTTTTGAGGAATTGGATGATTGTTCTGTATCACTGGAATGTGAAAATGAGAACATAGAATGGCAAAACTATGTAACAAAGTGCATTAGCTCATTGTTAACCTATAGAGAAAGAGGGCTTTCAAGTGAAAGCCTAAAGCTAGTGAGAAACCTAAATCTTATTAATCAAGAAGTGTTTGAAGGGAACCAAAATAAGTTTAGTAAAACATTCAAGTATGGTAAAAGTACGGTATGCGGGTGGTTAAAAGGAGACAAAACACCAACATTAATCAATCAAATTTACATATCTTATCGTTTAAACATTGATTTAGAAGAGTTATTATTCGGTTTAAAAGATATTAACAATATTAAAGTAATTAAATCTCAAATAATAAAAAATAAACAACAAGAGAAAACTGAGAGAAGCAATATAAATAAACAAATAATTGAATTCAAATTAAAAGAAATAATAAAAAATAAAGAGCCAATTTCAATGGCCGCAGCGGCAAAGAAAGTTGGGGTTAATAAAAGAACACTCTATAGAAACTTTCGTGGTCTTTGTATTCAAATATCTAAACAATATAAGCAATACATTGAGGAGAAAAAACATCAAAGAATAGTCAAATTAAAAGAACTGTTGGAGGAAACTTTTATAAATTTGCATCAGCATGGAATTTATCCAAGCGGCGGAAAAATGGAGTTTCACATGAACAAGCCAGGTGTATTGAAAGAAAGGGTTTTGCAAAAACATTGGCAGAATTTATTAATGAAACATAAGGTTACTTAA
- the istA gene encoding IS21 family transposase — MNYLDIHRLYKEGFSKSAISRKLKISRNRVIDYLKMSPDDFEDFSNTLKSREKKLDPFRDKLLEWLREHPDLTGAQAYDWLEEKLLVKDVAENTVRNYVNDLREFYHIPKVSVPRTYSAVPELPMGKQAQVDFGQTKVKNTYGESKRLYFIAFILSHSRYKYVEWLDRPFRTSDVIRMQENAFDFFEGMPEEIVYDQDALISVSENAGDLILTAEFTNYQKSRQFNIYLCRKSDPESKGKIEQVVKFVKNNFSKNRIFDNITDWNSASHAWLRRTGNFKVHHNTKKRPSEVHALEKQHLKKVFGTYIFKDVLISSITRTIHKDINVKVKMYIFAHFRMYTFVTFTLFLSPNLVRLGEAVVKKYSSLIELLTHYFASLERLFHS, encoded by the coding sequence ATGAATTACTTAGACATCCATCGACTTTATAAGGAGGGGTTCTCAAAGAGTGCAATCTCTAGGAAATTGAAAATATCAAGAAATAGAGTTATAGATTATCTTAAAATGTCACCTGATGACTTTGAAGATTTCTCAAACACTTTAAAATCTCGAGAAAAGAAATTAGATCCCTTTCGGGATAAGTTGCTTGAATGGTTGAGAGAACACCCTGATCTAACCGGTGCTCAAGCATATGATTGGCTAGAAGAAAAGTTATTAGTTAAAGATGTGGCGGAAAATACTGTTAGAAACTATGTTAATGATCTTAGGGAATTCTATCATATACCTAAAGTAAGTGTACCAAGAACCTATTCAGCAGTTCCGGAACTTCCAATGGGAAAACAAGCACAGGTAGATTTTGGTCAGACCAAAGTAAAGAATACCTATGGAGAAAGTAAGAGATTATATTTTATTGCTTTTATACTATCTCATTCACGATATAAATATGTTGAGTGGCTAGATCGTCCTTTTAGAACATCCGATGTTATTAGGATGCAAGAAAATGCTTTTGATTTTTTTGAGGGGATGCCAGAAGAAATAGTATATGATCAGGATGCTTTAATATCAGTTAGCGAGAATGCAGGAGACTTAATTTTAACTGCTGAATTTACAAACTATCAGAAGTCGCGGCAATTTAATATTTATCTCTGTAGAAAGAGTGATCCTGAATCCAAAGGAAAGATTGAACAAGTTGTTAAATTTGTAAAAAACAACTTTAGTAAAAATAGAATCTTTGACAACATTACAGATTGGAATAGTGCAAGCCACGCATGGCTTAGAAGAACTGGTAACTTTAAAGTACATCATAATACAAAAAAAAGACCTTCCGAAGTGCACGCCCTGGAAAAGCAACACTTAAAGAAAGTCTTTGGTACTTACATCTTTAAAGATGTTCTTATATCAAGTATAACAAGAACTATACACAAGGATATAAATGTCAAGGTTAAAATGTACATTTTTGCTCACTTTAGAATGTACACTTTTGTTACTTTTACACTTTTTCTTTC
- a CDS encoding Mu transposase C-terminal domain-containing protein yields MKSEEFKQWAEKLNLSKEAIEEIQIIRSSDPSRRVGGGAKNSSGIFPSKKMGVSIQYESSHVELPTVYMLEFDENVLEFYDQPPSLKLNKVGWRTPDYFVIEKDKAYWIECKTEEELIKLSQKQNPKYYMDKERTWHYTPGEEYCGKLGLSFFVVSSKDLNPRLQRNLVYLKDYLKGKEPDLLCVTEIRQTIMSCPGITLQALNDLAGNEFTIDHVNTLIAIGLIYVDLFDSLLIELETVKVYLSKEQNKSYINIREQAKQKKTQKITVSNGSMIMWGETLWKIINHDHKTIFLASELGEHNSIPRDVFETYISEGYIVGIDNINTMDEPKVKEIIETATEEDYEIANRRYEILKKLERGENIKDLKETDRTIRNWKRDFNLAKELYGNGFLGLIPNNKGRGNHKRKIPDNSIELMNKVIDESYETIKLKTAKIVHQEYKNRCKENGIRTPATYQTFCKEINRRSLYERKKKREGSRAAYEYEEFHWVIDETTPKHGDRALEIAHIDHTQVDLRLDIGNGKTKKPWCTFLIDAFSRRILAFYLSFDSPSKKNEMMIIRECVRKHKRLPQLVVVDGGKDFQSIYFDSLLMRYEVIKKVRPAAKARYGSVIERLFGIANKLFFHNLQGNTQIMKNVRQVTKAVNPEYYAVWTMELLVERLEKWIDEIYDNKEHPALFDTPKNIFNESLAKTGKRPDTYIPYNEDFVLMTLPNPDRPERKVYPGKGFKLNYFYYFCEELKDPRVENKKVEVRYDPFNIGVAYAFVNKRWLKCYSSYYAFIKGKTEKELKQITEELLEKRKQHEKGNQVTDKMIADFIFETEEIEKSLWEEKISNRAKVLESHLEEVKPSVETNGNELELEFERDETDDTDLLLFGRVGDE; encoded by the coding sequence ATGAAATCTGAGGAATTTAAACAGTGGGCTGAAAAATTGAATTTGTCAAAGGAAGCTATAGAAGAGATTCAAATAATAAGAAGTTCCGATCCCTCTAGACGCGTCGGGGGTGGAGCAAAAAATTCTTCTGGTATTTTTCCAAGCAAAAAAATGGGAGTTTCAATTCAATATGAAAGCTCTCACGTCGAATTACCAACAGTTTATATGTTAGAGTTTGATGAAAATGTGTTGGAATTTTATGATCAACCACCAAGCTTAAAATTAAACAAGGTGGGATGGAGGACTCCGGATTATTTTGTTATTGAAAAGGATAAGGCTTATTGGATCGAATGCAAGACAGAGGAGGAGCTAATAAAGCTCTCACAGAAACAGAACCCCAAGTATTATATGGATAAAGAAAGAACATGGCATTATACGCCAGGTGAAGAATATTGCGGAAAATTAGGCTTAAGCTTTTTTGTGGTATCTTCCAAAGATTTAAATCCGAGACTTCAAAGAAACTTAGTCTATCTGAAGGATTACCTAAAAGGTAAGGAACCAGACCTATTATGTGTGACAGAAATTAGACAGACAATTATGTCATGTCCTGGAATTACCTTGCAGGCACTAAATGATTTGGCTGGTAATGAGTTTACAATAGATCATGTCAATACCTTAATTGCAATCGGCCTAATATATGTTGACCTATTTGATTCGTTATTGATTGAACTAGAGACTGTTAAGGTTTATTTATCAAAAGAGCAAAATAAAAGCTATATCAATATTAGGGAACAAGCAAAGCAAAAGAAAACACAAAAGATTACGGTATCAAACGGATCGATGATAATGTGGGGAGAAACACTCTGGAAAATAATTAATCATGATCATAAAACAATCTTCTTAGCCTCTGAACTAGGCGAGCATAACTCTATTCCTCGTGATGTTTTTGAAACTTATATATCTGAAGGGTACATAGTTGGAATAGACAATATAAATACAATGGATGAACCAAAAGTTAAAGAGATAATTGAAACTGCGACTGAAGAAGATTATGAAATAGCCAACAGAAGGTATGAAATTCTTAAAAAGCTAGAACGTGGGGAAAACATAAAAGACCTTAAAGAAACGGATAGAACTATTCGAAACTGGAAACGGGATTTTAACCTAGCCAAAGAACTCTATGGAAACGGATTTTTGGGGTTAATACCCAATAACAAAGGTAGAGGAAATCATAAAAGGAAAATCCCAGATAATTCAATCGAACTAATGAATAAAGTAATTGATGAAAGTTATGAAACAATAAAATTAAAAACGGCAAAAATTGTACATCAAGAATATAAAAATCGTTGCAAAGAGAATGGTATTAGAACCCCAGCAACATACCAAACTTTTTGCAAGGAAATTAATCGTCGAAGCCTCTATGAACGCAAAAAGAAGAGAGAGGGAAGTAGAGCAGCATATGAGTACGAAGAGTTCCATTGGGTTATAGATGAGACCACACCAAAGCATGGGGATAGAGCATTAGAAATAGCTCATATTGACCATACTCAAGTTGATCTAAGGCTTGATATAGGAAATGGAAAAACAAAAAAGCCGTGGTGCACTTTTCTTATTGATGCATTTTCAAGAAGAATACTGGCTTTCTACTTGTCGTTTGATTCACCTAGTAAAAAAAACGAAATGATGATTATCAGAGAATGTGTTAGGAAACATAAAAGGTTGCCACAGTTGGTAGTAGTCGATGGGGGGAAAGATTTCCAAAGTATTTATTTTGATTCTCTCTTAATGAGATATGAAGTTATCAAGAAGGTAAGACCTGCTGCTAAAGCACGATATGGGAGCGTGATAGAGCGTTTGTTTGGGATTGCAAATAAACTCTTCTTTCATAACCTACAGGGAAATACACAGATAATGAAAAATGTTCGTCAAGTTACAAAAGCTGTTAATCCAGAATACTATGCAGTTTGGACAATGGAATTGCTAGTAGAGCGATTAGAAAAATGGATTGATGAGATCTATGACAATAAAGAGCATCCAGCGCTATTTGATACACCAAAAAATATATTTAATGAGTCGCTTGCTAAGACTGGAAAACGGCCAGATACATATATTCCTTATAATGAGGATTTTGTTCTTATGACACTTCCTAATCCTGATAGACCAGAAAGAAAGGTGTATCCTGGAAAAGGGTTTAAGTTAAACTATTTCTATTATTTTTGTGAAGAATTAAAGGACCCAAGAGTTGAAAATAAAAAGGTCGAAGTTCGTTACGACCCATTTAATATAGGTGTTGCTTATGCTTTTGTGAATAAGCGTTGGTTGAAGTGCTACTCGAGCTATTATGCGTTTATAAAAGGTAAAACAGAGAAGGAGCTTAAGCAAATAACTGAAGAGTTACTTGAGAAGAGAAAACAACATGAAAAAGGCAACCAAGTTACGGATAAAATGATTGCAGATTTCATCTTCGAAACAGAAGAAATCGAAAAATCGCTGTGGGAAGAAAAAATAAGCAATAGGGCTAAGGTTCTAGAGTCTCATTTAGAAGAAGTTAAGCCGTCTGTTGAAACCAATGGAAATGAATTAGAACTAGAATTTGAAAGGGATGAAACTGACGATACAGATTTGTTACTCTTTGGGAGGGTTGGAGATGAGTAA
- a CDS encoding Mu transposase C-terminal domain-containing protein, translating into MYVGKYYWSEQLETLVKQQVPVKYDPEDI; encoded by the coding sequence ATTTATGTTGGTAAATATTACTGGTCAGAACAACTTGAAACTCTGGTAAAGCAACAAGTACCTGTAAAATATGATCCCGAAGATATATGA
- a CDS encoding ABC transporter permease, with product MKMFLFELKKVWRQKKILWLFLLTLLCTLAIFQFNASEQEGKKERAFQRLETYQLGVNGLQRELGELQRKQELTEIQKNQHEVIRQMSLSLITWNRAIEGEEWANFYPLKLTFLELVNQYEEYGELFPSLTGQELLIEKEMTEWYIEHDIIYEDEEYPVSPHLIVKEVSTLAFSLLGLFLLLLLFGNTFTVEKEQHTWLTIQTQPINKWNLLVSKYISLLFSTFVFMLLFIFFGFSISSIFADYTLSLQYPLLIKEGEMYFILPAIHYIIRVVIIFFCAAMVLFGIVTFFSSILKNTFITVMLTSFITMIGFSLTEINSYLQVVWNPFQLIRISALANSIPTAGDWVYPLAALVWSILLLMSSYFMPEIRSHTLLNITYFPPFKDNNGKNRTIKNIFVFEWRKVRRKKLYMQINILLLLFVTIGYFILFQQSNKQENEYLEKLQDTTILDFMITEGEKSKLIYNELREQTGESVYDDLIAGVDRTVEYFKERADKSKEAVNQFERKNWSALYLYQLLENQVAAGEIDTGGYFIGTRVDDIGKFTIEVSIKEKEWLMENNIQPIFKGEYSPTIYHHQFSDVENKRAFEEENRKLDSSGLYSSYLFTTYYLYFIPILLCLFLFGGGLSLERGKKPTINWLKIQPILVNNLYVSKLFISILLSILSSIGLMVIIILMGTVFNRFGDWNYPILHYNHESIVASSNYTGMISNGYGFHFLPLGEYLIYSIVLIVLCLTFLITFTMFLSTFLRNTLTVFVLSILLNAGGYYVASKLIPDFAHLIPFTFFNVPKVLNGELSIVLDNPNIQYLTGSLVLLVLSFVFMFIGSIILRLNNKKGKESNIVTNNKNYEERM from the coding sequence ATGAAGATGTTTCTGTTTGAACTAAAAAAAGTCTGGCGGCAAAAGAAGATACTATGGCTATTTCTCCTCACTCTTCTTTGTACACTCGCTATTTTTCAATTTAACGCATCAGAACAAGAAGGGAAAAAAGAAAGAGCATTTCAAAGGTTGGAAACCTATCAACTTGGAGTTAATGGGTTGCAAAGGGAATTGGGAGAATTACAAAGAAAGCAAGAACTTACTGAAATACAGAAAAATCAACACGAAGTTATTAGACAAATGAGTTTGTCACTTATAACGTGGAATAGAGCGATTGAAGGAGAAGAATGGGCGAACTTTTACCCGTTAAAACTCACTTTTCTAGAATTAGTAAATCAGTATGAAGAATATGGTGAACTATTTCCCTCACTTACAGGGCAAGAATTATTAATAGAAAAAGAAATGACAGAGTGGTATATCGAGCATGATATTATCTATGAAGATGAAGAATATCCTGTCTCACCTCATTTAATAGTCAAGGAAGTAAGTACCTTAGCCTTTAGTTTATTAGGTTTATTCCTTTTGTTACTGTTATTCGGGAATACCTTTACAGTCGAGAAGGAACAACATACATGGTTAACAATTCAAACACAACCAATAAATAAATGGAATCTGTTAGTTTCAAAATATATAAGTTTATTATTTTCCACTTTTGTTTTTATGTTATTATTTATATTTTTTGGATTTAGCATTTCTAGCATTTTTGCTGATTACACATTGAGTTTACAATATCCACTTTTAATAAAGGAAGGAGAAATGTATTTCATCCTCCCTGCTATTCATTACATTATTAGAGTAGTTATCATATTTTTCTGTGCAGCAATGGTATTGTTTGGAATAGTCACGTTCTTTAGTAGCATACTGAAGAACACCTTTATTACGGTTATGCTAACTTCTTTTATAACAATGATTGGTTTTAGTTTAACTGAAATTAATAGTTATTTACAGGTCGTCTGGAACCCTTTCCAACTCATACGGATTTCAGCTTTAGCAAACTCGATACCAACAGCAGGTGATTGGGTATATCCCTTAGCTGCATTGGTGTGGAGCATCTTGCTTCTTATGTCTTCCTATTTTATGCCTGAAATAAGAAGCCATACCTTATTGAATATAACTTATTTTCCACCATTTAAAGACAACAATGGAAAAAATAGAACCATAAAAAATATATTTGTGTTTGAATGGAGAAAAGTTCGCAGAAAAAAATTATATATGCAAATTAATATACTTTTATTGTTGTTTGTAACCATTGGTTATTTTATTCTTTTTCAACAATCCAATAAACAGGAGAATGAATACCTAGAAAAACTACAAGATACAACTATATTAGATTTTATGATTACAGAAGGAGAAAAATCAAAGTTAATATATAATGAGCTAAGAGAACAAACAGGAGAAAGTGTTTATGATGATTTGATTGCAGGTGTTGATCGAACCGTAGAGTATTTTAAGGAGAGAGCGGACAAAAGTAAAGAAGCAGTGAATCAATTTGAACGAAAAAACTGGTCAGCGCTTTATTTATATCAGCTCTTGGAAAATCAGGTGGCTGCTGGAGAAATTGATACAGGTGGTTACTTTATTGGTACTAGAGTGGATGATATTGGTAAATTTACAATTGAAGTAAGTATTAAGGAAAAGGAATGGTTGATGGAAAATAATATCCAGCCAATCTTCAAGGGAGAATATAGCCCAACTATCTATCATCATCAGTTTTCTGATGTAGAAAATAAGAGGGCTTTTGAGGAAGAAAACAGAAAATTAGATAGTAGTGGACTATACTCCTCGTATTTGTTTACTACCTATTATCTCTATTTCATCCCAATCCTGTTGTGCTTATTTCTTTTTGGAGGTGGTTTATCACTTGAAAGGGGAAAAAAACCAACTATTAATTGGCTTAAGATTCAACCAATTTTAGTAAATAATCTTTACGTTAGTAAGTTATTTATCTCAATTCTTTTATCTATCTTAAGCAGTATTGGGTTAATGGTTATTATCATACTGATGGGGACGGTCTTTAATCGATTTGGAGATTGGAATTATCCAATATTACATTACAATCATGAAAGTATAGTGGCATCAAGCAACTATACTGGGATGATCTCCAATGGTTACGGTTTTCACTTTTTACCATTAGGGGAGTATCTCATTTATAGTATTGTATTAATTGTTTTATGTTTAACCTTCTTGATTACCTTCACTATGTTTTTGTCGACATTTTTAAGAAATACGTTAACGGTTTTTGTACTATCTATTTTATTGAATGCGGGAGGATATTATGTAGCAAGCAAATTAATACCTGATTTTGCACATTTAATCCCGTTTACATTCTTTAACGTTCCTAAAGTGTTAAATGGAGAACTTTCCATTGTGTTAGATAATCCAAATATTCAATACTTAACTGGTAGCCTTGTGTTACTTGTTCTATCGTTTGTATTTATGTTTATAGGATCAATTATCCTACGATTAAATAATAAAAAAGGTAAAGAGTCAAACATCGTAACTAATAATAAGAATTATGAAGAGAGAATGTAA